In a genomic window of Agarivorans albus:
- the dctP gene encoding TRAP transporter substrate-binding protein DctP, whose protein sequence is MRKGLLCFTALLASCLSINAIAEGKVYKLKLAESWPTKFPLLDTGVQRFAKMAEQMSDGRLVIRVDSANKHKAPLGIFDLVKSGQYDMGHSASYYYKGKVPNTMFFTTMPFGMTAMEQHAWYSYGGGKELMAKVYEPHNLLTFPGGNTGVQMGGWFRNEINSVDDLQNLKMRIPGFAGEVLAKLGATPVNIPPAELYTALERNTIDALEWVGPSLDLRMGFHKIAPYYYTGWHEPGSENMFLVNKKKFESLPADLQAILETAMRATAFDIYVEATAMSTNNWATMLQEYPDIKVRTFPKEVLTALKKANDELLAEHAARDPLAKEIIESQQSFTEKARAYTLISDLGYLESTKDL, encoded by the coding sequence ATGAGAAAAGGATTGCTCTGTTTTACTGCGTTATTGGCGAGCTGTTTGTCTATTAATGCTATTGCAGAAGGCAAGGTTTATAAGCTTAAGCTAGCTGAATCTTGGCCAACTAAATTCCCGTTGCTTGATACTGGGGTGCAACGCTTTGCCAAAATGGCCGAACAGATGTCGGATGGGCGGCTGGTGATTCGTGTTGATTCTGCCAACAAGCACAAAGCGCCTTTGGGTATTTTTGATCTTGTGAAAAGCGGCCAGTATGACATGGGCCACTCGGCGTCTTACTACTACAAAGGCAAAGTGCCTAACACCATGTTTTTTACCACCATGCCTTTTGGTATGACGGCGATGGAGCAACACGCTTGGTATAGCTATGGTGGTGGCAAAGAGCTAATGGCAAAGGTGTATGAGCCGCATAACTTGCTAACCTTCCCAGGTGGCAATACTGGGGTGCAAATGGGCGGCTGGTTTCGCAATGAAATTAACAGTGTAGATGATCTACAAAATCTGAAAATGCGTATCCCAGGTTTTGCTGGTGAAGTGCTGGCTAAACTAGGCGCTACGCCAGTAAACATTCCGCCAGCTGAGTTATATACCGCGCTTGAGCGTAATACTATTGACGCCCTAGAGTGGGTTGGGCCTTCGCTAGACTTACGTATGGGCTTTCACAAAATTGCCCCTTACTACTACACCGGTTGGCATGAGCCAGGTTCAGAGAACATGTTTCTTGTGAACAAGAAGAAGTTTGAATCTCTACCAGCAGATTTGCAGGCCATTTTAGAAACGGCAATGCGCGCCACAGCCTTTGATATTTATGTAGAAGCCACAGCAATGAGCACCAATAACTGGGCAACCATGTTGCAAGAATACCCAGACATTAAAGTGCGCACCTTTCCTAAAGAAGTTCTCACTGCATTGAAAAAAGCCAATGATGAGTTGCTAGCGGAACACGCCGCTCGTGATCCATTGGCTAAAGAGATTATCGAGTCGCAGCAAAGCTTCACTGAAAAAGCGCGTGCTTACACACTTATTTCTGATCTTGGTTACCTAGAGAGCACTAAAGATTTGTAA
- a CDS encoding YitT family protein — MEQHNWLEDILALLIGTTMVALGVFFFKETQLLTGGTAGLALLASQFMNLSFGQMFLLINLPFFVLGFAKMGAAFTFRTVACVLLVSVFTDYMHLVIDIAQLNRIYAALSGGFLIGTGMLILIRHKGSLGGVNILALYLQKRFAIRAGHVQMGLDVVIVTASYFLVPLSVLLWSIAGAFALNIVIALNHKSGRYQGLS, encoded by the coding sequence ATGGAACAGCATAATTGGCTAGAAGATATATTAGCCTTGCTTATTGGCACTACCATGGTGGCCTTAGGCGTGTTCTTTTTTAAAGAAACCCAACTTCTTACTGGCGGTACCGCCGGTTTAGCCTTGCTTGCTAGCCAATTTATGAATTTGTCTTTTGGGCAAATGTTCCTGCTCATAAACCTGCCCTTTTTTGTACTAGGTTTTGCCAAAATGGGGGCAGCCTTTACTTTTAGAACCGTAGCTTGTGTACTTTTAGTGTCGGTGTTTACTGATTACATGCATCTAGTCATCGACATCGCCCAACTCAATAGGATTTATGCGGCACTGAGTGGTGGATTTTTAATCGGCACTGGCATGCTTATTCTTATTCGCCATAAAGGCAGTTTGGGCGGTGTGAACATCTTGGCCCTGTATCTACAAAAGCGTTTTGCGATTCGTGCTGGACATGTGCAAATGGGCTTAGATGTGGTGATAGTAACCGCCTCTTACTTCTTAGTACCACTTAGTGTGTTACTGTGGTCTATTGCTGGTGCATTTGCCTTGAACATAGTAATTGCACTTAATCACAAAAGTGGTCGCTACCAAGGGTTGTCTTAA
- a CDS encoding methyltransferase gives MFNQSLEAVFLHHDQLLQSYQQYWQFSPFRQHSLPWQNHALVDQVKNLNTTQIQQLEQSPEQAVELFAKYFPELKPCLERWHPQAAKSADLETPFWLTNGIKGRKAAQIQAFSEQLQDENLPILEWCAGKGHLGRLISFHHQLPINSLEWQASLCDSGQQQANQLKLPQQFHHCDVLEPSAQQHLKSKQHAVALHACGELHLQLLRLAANHKPQKLSICPCCYHLINRPHYQPLSKLAKQSALTLSKTDLRLAVAQSVTSGKRVQTLRQREIHWRLSYQSLREELTNTEHYQALPSVGKQWFSQDAQFSDFAQWACQQHQIGFPDSFDQQLYLEKGQQRHLLVRQLELVQLLFRPIMERWLLLDRCLFLQQQGYQVGLMELFPFKTSPRNVLIQAQLS, from the coding sequence ATGTTTAATCAATCACTCGAAGCGGTTTTTCTCCACCACGACCAATTACTCCAAAGCTACCAGCAATACTGGCAGTTCAGCCCTTTTCGGCAACACAGTTTACCTTGGCAAAACCACGCGCTAGTGGACCAAGTAAAAAACTTAAACACAACGCAAATTCAACAACTTGAACAATCCCCAGAACAAGCGGTTGAGTTGTTTGCTAAGTACTTCCCCGAGCTAAAGCCATGTTTAGAACGATGGCACCCCCAAGCGGCAAAAAGCGCCGATTTGGAGACCCCTTTTTGGTTAACTAACGGAATAAAGGGGCGAAAGGCAGCGCAAATTCAAGCCTTTAGCGAACAACTACAAGATGAAAACTTACCAATACTCGAGTGGTGCGCCGGCAAAGGGCATTTAGGACGTTTAATTAGCTTTCACCATCAATTGCCAATAAACAGTTTAGAGTGGCAAGCAAGTTTGTGTGACAGCGGCCAGCAACAAGCTAATCAACTTAAACTGCCACAACAATTTCATCACTGCGATGTACTTGAGCCAAGCGCCCAGCAGCACCTCAAAAGTAAGCAACATGCGGTAGCCTTGCATGCCTGTGGGGAGTTACATCTGCAGCTACTGCGCTTAGCCGCAAATCATAAGCCGCAAAAACTTAGTATTTGCCCCTGTTGTTATCATTTGATCAACAGGCCTCACTACCAGCCTTTATCAAAGCTGGCTAAGCAAAGTGCTCTTACCTTAAGCAAAACAGATTTGCGATTAGCGGTGGCGCAATCAGTCACCTCTGGGAAGCGAGTGCAAACTCTACGTCAGCGCGAAATACACTGGCGACTCAGTTATCAAAGCTTACGCGAAGAGCTCACTAACACCGAACACTACCAAGCGCTGCCTTCTGTTGGTAAGCAGTGGTTCAGTCAAGATGCCCAATTTTCAGACTTTGCGCAGTGGGCCTGCCAACAACATCAAATAGGCTTTCCCGATAGTTTTGATCAACAGCTTTACCTGGAAAAAGGCCAACAACGCCACTTGTTAGTAAGGCAACTCGAGTTAGTACAACTGCTATTTCGTCCTATTATGGAGCGTTGGCTATTGTTAGACCGTTGTTTATTTCTTCAACAACAGGGTTATCAAGTTGGATTAATGGAACTTTTTCCCTTTAAAACCAGTCCACGTAATGTATTAATACAGGCGCAGCTCAGCTAA
- a CDS encoding DNA-3-methyladenine glycosylase I, whose translation MSQQQRCPWCGDDPFYQQYHDQVWGRPVYDAKDLFAKLCLDGQQAGLSWITILRKQQTYYQAYADFEPSEIAKFDQAKVEELLQNPGIIRNKLKVNSVIRNAKSYLAMQEQGINFSEYLWSFVGGKPIQNSWTSMADIPTETAESQAMSKALKKAGFNFVGPTICYAFMQAVGMVNDHLVDCHVYQECLELGR comes from the coding sequence ATGAGCCAACAGCAACGCTGCCCATGGTGCGGGGATGACCCGTTCTATCAGCAATATCATGACCAAGTTTGGGGGCGTCCAGTCTACGACGCCAAAGACTTATTCGCCAAGCTTTGCTTAGACGGGCAGCAAGCTGGCTTATCCTGGATCACCATCCTGCGTAAGCAGCAGACTTACTATCAAGCCTACGCGGATTTTGAGCCTAGCGAGATCGCTAAGTTTGACCAAGCTAAAGTTGAAGAGCTACTGCAAAACCCCGGCATTATTCGCAACAAGCTTAAAGTTAATTCGGTGATCCGCAATGCCAAGAGCTACTTGGCGATGCAAGAACAAGGCATCAACTTTAGTGAGTACTTGTGGAGTTTTGTTGGCGGGAAACCCATTCAGAATAGCTGGACCAGCATGGCCGATATCCCCACAGAAACAGCCGAATCACAAGCCATGTCGAAGGCGCTAAAAAAAGCGGGCTTTAATTTTGTCGGCCCCACTATTTGTTATGCCTTTATGCAAGCAGTAGGCATGGTGAATGATCACCTCGTTGATTGCCATGTATACCAAGAATGCCTTGAGCTAGGCCGTTGA
- the aqpZ gene encoding aquaporin Z, translating into MPLFNRLIAEGIGTFWLVLGGCGSAVLAAAFPEVGIGLVGVSIAFGLTVLTMAFSIGHISGCHLNPAVTIGLTVAGRFSKVDVFPYICAQLLGGFVGAIILYLIASGSGDYDLASHGLASNGYDMHSPGGYTLVAALVCEIVMTFMFLFIILGATDERAPAGFAPIAIGLGLTLIHLISIPVTNTSVNPARSTAPALIEGGIALGQLWLFWVAPIIGAVCAALMYKQVSAKN; encoded by the coding sequence ATGCCGTTGTTTAATCGATTAATTGCCGAAGGGATCGGCACGTTTTGGTTGGTATTAGGTGGATGTGGTAGCGCAGTTTTAGCCGCAGCCTTTCCAGAAGTAGGTATTGGTTTAGTAGGTGTGTCGATAGCCTTTGGTTTAACCGTGCTGACTATGGCCTTCTCCATTGGCCACATTTCTGGTTGTCATTTAAACCCTGCCGTTACCATAGGCTTAACGGTTGCTGGGCGTTTTTCTAAAGTTGATGTGTTTCCTTACATTTGTGCCCAGTTACTGGGTGGCTTTGTGGGGGCGATTATTTTGTATTTAATTGCCAGTGGTAGCGGTGATTACGACCTAGCAAGTCATGGTTTGGCCAGCAATGGCTACGACATGCACTCACCGGGTGGTTATACATTAGTGGCCGCATTGGTATGTGAGATAGTGATGACCTTTATGTTTCTATTCATTATTTTAGGTGCCACCGATGAACGCGCACCAGCGGGGTTCGCCCCTATCGCAATTGGCCTGGGTTTAACTCTTATTCATCTGATATCTATTCCGGTTACTAATACCTCGGTTAACCCAGCACGAAGCACCGCCCCTGCGCTAATTGAGGGTGGCATTGCCTTGGGGCAACTTTGGTTATTTTGGGTAGCTCCTATTATTGGGGCTGTGTGTGCTGCACTTATGTACAAGCAAGTGTCGGCTAAAAACTAG
- a CDS encoding succinylglutamate desuccinylase/aspartoacylase domain-containing protein codes for MSRRLILVLLCFCFSAAATEQENQYEELYDQKLSDIEETTTEIGEQQAEVDSNLTEPNTEDDSVEVEAEAGSVSEPQAELALPEPPKPIIPIVAGKTDQASASQTTEEQPQEETWGPLSLLNTELSPNSSATLDWYSGHLPGGFELATPVVVIHGKEPGPRVCITAAVHGDEVNGVEIARRVVKQLEPEQLKGTVISVPVVNIDGLFRKDRYMSDRRDLNRAFPGSPNSSTASRVAYSLFNSIIRHCDSLVDLHSGSMFRENLTQLRADLTIPEVSELANQFGAIPVLQSIAPSGSLRGAATAAGIPTVVMEVGGPYTVDEKQVDTGVKAVQSYLSSVNMLPRSFFWSSPQPVFYASQWLRARDGGILLNRVELGARVNKGQLLGTISNPITDDVEEVFSPFNAVVIGRAQNQVVSAGFAIFNLGERRTIEDLEQEGEQIKKQVAAQNAEQLGMAEGQTEQPALDSEQQTEQTPAATEAAGPEVTTESSQNSANQEASVEEPAATSEAAPAEPATAVQPAADAAPVLEPIPEERMPQPEDEDG; via the coding sequence ATGTCACGCCGTTTAATTTTGGTTTTGTTATGTTTCTGTTTCAGTGCCGCTGCGACAGAACAAGAAAATCAATATGAAGAACTCTACGATCAAAAGCTTTCTGACATAGAAGAAACCACAACAGAGATTGGCGAGCAGCAAGCAGAAGTAGACTCGAACTTAACAGAGCCAAACACAGAAGATGATTCAGTTGAAGTTGAAGCTGAAGCAGGCAGCGTTAGCGAACCGCAAGCAGAACTGGCTTTGCCCGAACCACCTAAGCCAATCATTCCTATCGTAGCCGGTAAAACAGACCAAGCCAGCGCCAGCCAAACAACCGAAGAACAGCCACAAGAAGAAACTTGGGGGCCACTGTCTTTACTCAACACCGAGCTTAGTCCAAACAGTAGCGCCACCCTAGACTGGTACTCTGGCCACCTACCAGGCGGCTTTGAGCTAGCCACCCCAGTAGTAGTGATACACGGTAAAGAGCCTGGTCCACGCGTTTGTATCACTGCGGCGGTACACGGTGATGAAGTAAACGGCGTAGAAATAGCGCGCCGGGTGGTTAAGCAGCTGGAACCTGAGCAACTAAAAGGTACGGTTATCTCTGTGCCAGTGGTAAATATTGATGGTCTGTTTCGCAAAGATCGCTATATGTCTGATCGCCGTGACCTCAACCGTGCATTCCCAGGTAGCCCAAACAGCTCAACTGCTTCACGAGTCGCCTACAGCCTCTTCAATAGCATCATTCGACACTGCGACAGCTTGGTTGATTTGCATTCAGGGTCAATGTTTCGCGAAAACCTCACTCAGCTTCGCGCAGATTTAACCATCCCAGAAGTCTCTGAGTTAGCCAACCAATTTGGTGCCATTCCGGTACTACAAAGTATTGCACCCTCGGGCAGCTTGCGCGGCGCAGCTACCGCAGCTGGCATTCCTACGGTAGTGATGGAAGTAGGTGGCCCCTACACTGTGGACGAGAAGCAAGTAGATACTGGAGTAAAAGCGGTGCAGAGTTATTTAAGCTCTGTGAACATGTTGCCACGTTCGTTCTTTTGGTCTTCACCGCAGCCGGTGTTTTATGCCTCGCAATGGTTACGAGCCCGTGATGGCGGTATCCTGTTAAACAGGGTCGAGTTGGGTGCTAGAGTAAACAAAGGCCAACTACTCGGCACTATCTCCAACCCCATTACTGATGATGTAGAAGAGGTCTTCTCGCCCTTTAATGCAGTGGTGATCGGCCGTGCTCAGAACCAGGTAGTGAGTGCTGGCTTTGCCATCTTCAACCTAGGTGAACGTCGGACCATTGAAGACCTAGAACAAGAAGGCGAGCAGATTAAGAAACAAGTGGCCGCGCAAAATGCTGAACAATTAGGCATGGCTGAAGGCCAGACAGAACAGCCTGCGCTAGATAGCGAGCAGCAAACCGAGCAAACGCCAGCAGCAACTGAAGCCGCAGGGCCGGAAGTAACCACCGAGTCAAGCCAAAACAGCGCAAACCAAGAAGCAAGCGTTGAAGAGCCTGCAGCCACAAGCGAAGCGGCTCCAGCAGAGCCAGCAACAGCTGTTCAGCCGGCCGCAGACGCTGCGCCTGTTCTTGAACCTATTCCGGAAGAGCGCATGCCGCAACCCGAAGATGAGGATGGATAA
- a CDS encoding NADPH:quinone reductase has product MQAIQAQHHGDTLSLNQIDDLQANAEQILIKVEAAGVNPVDTYIVAGTNNYTATFPHTPGKDAAGTIVQLGAKVTGFELGQRVYCAGTISGASAELCLASPQQVHALPDGLSFEQGACLGTPYATAWRALFIRAKVQAAETALIHGASGGVGLAAIQLAKAAGCRVFATAGSDAGLALLKQQGADVVANHHQTEHYQALQQAGAVDVILEMLANQNLGDDLPLLNKGGRVVIIGSRGSVEINPRDLMARDACVMGMALANADSKQLTQIHSAIYAGATAGFVRPVISQSFKLADTTLAHQAVMQAGATGNIVIQINQ; this is encoded by the coding sequence ATGCAAGCTATCCAAGCTCAACATCATGGCGACACACTGAGCCTTAACCAAATTGACGACTTACAAGCAAATGCCGAGCAGATCCTCATAAAGGTTGAGGCCGCTGGCGTGAACCCTGTAGATACTTACATCGTTGCTGGTACTAACAATTACACCGCTACGTTTCCCCATACTCCGGGAAAAGACGCCGCAGGTACTATTGTCCAGTTGGGCGCCAAGGTAACAGGCTTCGAGTTAGGGCAACGCGTGTATTGTGCAGGTACCATAAGTGGCGCCAGTGCTGAATTATGTTTAGCTAGCCCACAGCAAGTTCACGCCCTTCCCGATGGCTTAAGCTTTGAACAAGGCGCGTGTTTGGGCACACCTTACGCAACAGCTTGGCGAGCTTTGTTTATTCGCGCCAAGGTTCAAGCAGCTGAAACAGCATTGATTCATGGCGCTAGTGGCGGAGTAGGTTTGGCGGCAATTCAATTAGCCAAAGCGGCAGGGTGCAGAGTATTTGCTACTGCAGGTAGTGATGCAGGTTTAGCCTTATTGAAACAACAAGGTGCAGACGTTGTGGCCAATCACCACCAAACAGAACATTATCAAGCACTACAACAAGCCGGAGCGGTTGATGTCATTTTGGAGATGCTGGCAAATCAAAACCTAGGCGATGACCTCCCCTTGCTTAATAAAGGTGGAAGAGTAGTAATAATAGGTAGTCGCGGCAGCGTAGAAATTAATCCGCGCGATTTAATGGCGCGAGACGCCTGCGTAATGGGTATGGCGCTAGCAAATGCCGATAGCAAACAGCTCACTCAAATACACTCGGCAATATATGCAGGTGCCACAGCCGGTTTTGTACGTCCAGTAATAAGCCAAAGCTTTAAGTTGGCCGACACCACTTTAGCCCATCAAGCAGTTATGCAAGCAGGTGCTACTGGTAACATTGTTATTCAAATTAACCAGTAA
- the purD gene encoding phosphoribosylamine--glycine ligase, producing MNVLVIGGGGREHALAWKAAQSPLVEKVFVAPGNAGSALEPKLENVAIGVEDIAALLSFAQQNQVELTIVGPEAPLVIGVVDAFRAAGLKIFGPTEKAAQLEGSKSFTKDFLARHDIPTGYYQTFTEVASAIAYVKEQGAPIVVKADGLAAGKGVIVAMTEAEAIAAIEDMLADNAFGEAGSRVVIEEFLDGEEASFIVMVDGSNVLAMATSQDHKRVGDGDSGLNTGGMGAYSPAPVVTPEIHQRIMDEVIMPTVKGMAAEDNEYTGFLYAGLMIMADGSPKIIEYNCRFGDPETQPIMMRMQSDIVELCLAAVDRKLDTKTAEFDPRAAMGVVLAAAGYPGSYPKGDVITLPCLSEETNSAKVFHAGTSEKDGNIVTNGGRVLCATALGNNVTEAQANAYALVKKVSWDGMFHRNDIGYRAIAREKS from the coding sequence ATGAACGTACTTGTGATTGGCGGCGGTGGCCGCGAACATGCTCTAGCATGGAAGGCTGCGCAATCTCCTTTAGTTGAAAAAGTATTTGTTGCCCCAGGTAACGCCGGTTCTGCACTAGAGCCTAAGCTAGAAAACGTAGCCATTGGCGTAGAAGACATTGCTGCTTTACTTAGCTTTGCTCAGCAAAACCAAGTTGAACTCACCATTGTTGGCCCAGAAGCGCCATTGGTTATTGGTGTGGTTGATGCCTTTAGAGCCGCAGGCCTTAAAATCTTTGGCCCTACTGAAAAAGCTGCTCAACTAGAAGGCTCGAAGTCATTCACTAAAGACTTTTTAGCCCGTCACGACATTCCAACTGGTTACTACCAAACCTTTACTGAGGTTGCCTCTGCAATTGCCTACGTAAAAGAGCAAGGCGCACCTATTGTGGTTAAAGCCGATGGTTTAGCTGCAGGTAAAGGCGTAATTGTAGCCATGACCGAAGCCGAGGCAATTGCCGCTATTGAAGACATGCTTGCCGATAATGCCTTTGGCGAAGCTGGTTCTCGCGTAGTGATCGAAGAATTCTTAGACGGCGAAGAAGCTAGCTTTATCGTAATGGTAGATGGCAGCAACGTATTGGCCATGGCCACCAGCCAAGACCACAAACGTGTTGGCGATGGCGATAGCGGCTTAAACACTGGCGGCATGGGTGCTTACTCGCCAGCTCCAGTGGTTACACCAGAAATCCACCAGCGCATAATGGATGAAGTGATCATGCCTACGGTTAAAGGCATGGCCGCTGAAGACAATGAGTACACTGGCTTCCTATATGCTGGATTGATGATTATGGCTGACGGTTCGCCAAAAATCATCGAATACAACTGCCGCTTTGGTGACCCAGAAACTCAACCAATTATGATGCGTATGCAGTCTGACATTGTTGAACTGTGTTTAGCTGCTGTTGACCGTAAATTGGATACTAAAACTGCTGAGTTTGATCCTCGCGCAGCAATGGGCGTAGTGCTAGCTGCTGCTGGCTACCCTGGCTCTTACCCTAAAGGTGACGTAATCACACTGCCATGCCTTAGCGAAGAAACCAATAGCGCTAAAGTGTTCCATGCAGGTACTAGCGAAAAAGACGGCAACATTGTAACTAACGGCGGCCGCGTATTGTGTGCTACCGCTCTAGGTAACAACGTTACCGAAGCCCAAGCAAATGCCTATGCGCTAGTGAAAAAAGTATCTTGGGATGGCATGTTCCACCGTAACGATATTGGTTACCGCGCAATCGCCCGCGAAAAAAGCTAA
- a CDS encoding acyltransferase family protein → MHSLRGFDGMRALACLAVLAHHLAQRLDSHHWLVKGLHAGELGVSLFFVLSGALLAYPFWQAHFSAQTLPRIKEYIKRRAARIIPAYYLVLLVSVLLNMLVAPQEYALPRLLAGLSFIAPYHYISFFPSDINGPLWSIGLEVSCYLLLPLLLMPLWRRKTSSLKVAIAWGVALLLVMQFLHYLIVLLFMTDQEGKGWQYGIIGGAKQWLPYWNIASFMGQFLCGVIAAAGIAWYEKQQQLRHYYFDLAFLGAFGLASWMSLNYLVPGAPSQSLGQAYLAPLFSMLCAVALLAAHFSSYCSWLLDNRLFSHIATLSFGIYLWHYLIMEIIRILWVPQYHYMGMEDITFGLQIGALVVCLSWTIAALSFYLLEKPILNWARGSNKMNRSA, encoded by the coding sequence ATGCATAGCTTACGTGGTTTCGATGGGATGAGAGCCCTAGCTTGTTTAGCTGTACTTGCGCATCACTTAGCACAACGCTTAGATTCACATCACTGGTTAGTTAAGGGCTTGCATGCTGGTGAGTTAGGTGTGAGTTTGTTTTTTGTGTTATCTGGGGCTTTGCTAGCTTACCCATTTTGGCAAGCGCATTTTTCTGCTCAAACTCTGCCACGCATTAAAGAATACATAAAACGAAGAGCCGCTCGCATCATTCCTGCGTATTACTTGGTGCTGCTTGTTAGCGTTTTATTAAACATGCTAGTTGCGCCTCAAGAGTATGCCTTGCCACGTTTATTAGCTGGCTTAAGCTTTATTGCGCCTTATCACTACATTAGTTTTTTCCCCAGTGATATAAACGGTCCGTTATGGTCAATAGGTTTAGAGGTGAGTTGTTACTTATTGCTGCCACTTTTATTGATGCCGCTGTGGCGACGTAAAACATCAAGCCTGAAAGTGGCAATAGCATGGGGAGTCGCGTTGCTACTAGTAATGCAGTTTTTGCATTACTTAATTGTTCTACTTTTTATGACCGACCAAGAAGGTAAAGGTTGGCAGTACGGAATTATTGGCGGAGCAAAACAGTGGCTGCCTTACTGGAATATAGCCAGTTTTATGGGGCAGTTTTTGTGTGGTGTTATCGCTGCTGCCGGTATTGCTTGGTATGAGAAGCAACAGCAGTTGAGGCATTATTATTTTGATCTGGCTTTTCTCGGTGCCTTTGGTTTGGCTAGTTGGATGAGCTTAAATTATTTGGTTCCTGGGGCGCCTAGCCAAAGCCTTGGTCAAGCCTATTTAGCCCCATTGTTTTCGATGTTGTGTGCTGTCGCTCTGCTGGCCGCCCATTTTAGCAGTTATTGCAGCTGGCTGTTAGATAATCGCTTGTTCTCCCACATCGCAACTTTATCCTTCGGTATTTATCTTTGGCATTATTTGATTATGGAGATCATTCGTATTTTGTGGGTGCCGCAATACCATTATATGGGCATGGAGGATATTACCTTTGGTTTGCAAATTGGGGCATTGGTAGTGTGTTTGTCTTGGACTATTGCCGCATTAAGTTTCTACTTGTTGGAAAAGCCGATACTTAACTGGGCCCGTGGTTCAAACAAAATGAATCGCAGCGCCTAG
- a CDS encoding YfaZ family outer membrane protein, with protein MFKRSLLAASLFAVSSTAALASSIKFDLNNDVFETGFATQIAPGAEMSANYMYSRPEGDLADFGIKATHQQDIHKFAIGAKFTKLWANHRENPHAFAIGGDYSIAVAQNLKISGSAYYAPSVLTSSELNRYYDLDAKIAYSIMPQADVYLGYRAIQFRYANEPDLDFTKGLYIGAAFNF; from the coding sequence ATGTTTAAGCGTTCTTTGTTAGCGGCGAGTCTATTCGCTGTAAGTAGTACCGCAGCCTTGGCGAGTTCAATTAAGTTTGATCTTAATAACGACGTTTTTGAAACAGGTTTTGCAACGCAAATTGCACCTGGTGCAGAGATGTCAGCTAACTACATGTACTCTCGCCCAGAGGGTGATTTAGCAGATTTCGGCATAAAAGCGACTCACCAACAAGACATCCATAAATTTGCCATTGGCGCAAAATTTACCAAGCTGTGGGCTAACCACCGTGAAAACCCACATGCCTTTGCCATTGGTGGCGATTACAGCATTGCCGTTGCCCAAAACCTAAAAATATCGGGCAGCGCCTATTATGCTCCTTCGGTATTAACCAGCAGCGAGCTAAACCGTTACTACGATTTAGACGCTAAGATTGCTTACTCAATCATGCCGCAGGCAGATGTATACCTTGGCTATCGCGCCATTCAATTCCGTTACGCTAACGAACCAGATTTAGATTTTACTAAGGGCCTGTATATTGGTGCAGCCTTTAACTTCTAA